The following coding sequences are from one Salvia hispanica cultivar TCC Black 2014 chromosome 3, UniMelb_Shisp_WGS_1.0, whole genome shotgun sequence window:
- the LOC125216878 gene encoding uncharacterized protein LOC125216878 isoform X1: METENAESAPKNDSLWILKSIFSKKTSGDGGADADSKNPPSDNPPLPFLSAHANSVVARCSKILSISTKELQTLFDVELPNNLRQPPSYARNFLEFCSFKALHLAITRPNYLIDKEFCHLTFDMMVAWEDPHVDSNLIDNETVSCSNQDVEGEDGWSLFYSNSTKMAVQVDDKKTVGPEAFARIAPACPVIADVTTVHNLFDVLTSSSGPRLHFLIYDKYLRSLEKVAKSAQNALGPQIIASLALADDEVIVDIDGTVPTQPVLQHIGMSAWPGRLTLTNYALYFEPGVGLYDNAVKYDLATDTKQVVKPELTGPLGARLFDKAVMYKSTTMAEPVYLEFPEFKGCSRRDYWLDICLEILRAHRFNRKYHLKGNQQSEVHARAILGIFRFHAVREAFRVSSSNYKTLLSFNLAESLPGGDMIMETLASQMALINPSAGQQEVSISPNANRRPIFPVAFLTLIRLKIISPKEGEVNVEATYPAGNLHVGEANPLEAVVKQLEQNTGKAEAAQATVDQVKVEGIDTNVAVMKELLFPVIQMYSQIERLASWNNPYKSVMFIAIFSYLIVGGWAKYLVPSVFVFLALMMLWRKYVWKRRQVEAFKIVPPPSKNPVEQLIMLQEAVTQLESLIQSVNIALLKIRALLFAVAPQATDKLTVLLFAMAMGLVFVPVRYVILMCFLEVFTRYMPLRRAGTERGMRRLKEWWIRIPAAPVQIVKPDDKKRK, from the exons ATGGAGACGGAGAATGCAGAATCGGCGCCAAAGAACGACAGCCTCTGGATTTTGAAATCAATTTTCTCAAAGAAGACCAGCGGAGACGGCGGCGCCGACGCCGATTCGAAGAATCCGCCGAGCGACAATCCGCCGCTTCCTTTTCTCTCAGCTCACGCCAATTCCGTCGTCGCTCGTTGCTCTAA GATTCTCAGCATATCAACCAAAGAGTTACAGACCCTATTCGATGTAGAGCTACCTAATAATCTTAGGCAACCTCCATCCTACGCCAGGAACTTCCTCGAATTCTGCTCATTTAAAGCACTACATTTGGCCATCACAAGAcccaattatttaattgacaAGGAATTTTGCCATCTGACATTTGACATGATGGTCGCATGGGAGGATCCTCATGTTGATAGTAACCTCATAGATAAT GAAACTGTTTCCTGCAGCAATCAGGATGTGGAGGGTGAAGATGGTTGGTCATTGTTCTATTCCAACTCAACCAAAATGGCTGTTCAG GTTGATGACAAGAAAACTGTTGGGCCAGAGGCTTTTGCTCGGATAGCTCCTGCTTGTCCAGTTATTGCAGATGTAACCACTGTTCACAATCTTTTTGATGTTCTGACCAGTTCTTCAGGTCCCCGACTTCATTTTCTGATATACGACAAATACCTTCGAAGTCTTGAAAA GGTTGCAAAGTCCGCACAAAATGCATTGGGACCACAGATCATTGCCTCTCTTGCACTTGCTGATGATGAAGTTATTGTAGATATTGATGGCACGGTTCCTACACAACCAGTTTTGCAGCATATTGGGATGTCTGCATGGCCAG GGCGGTTGACATTGACAAACTATGCTCTCTACTTTGAGCCTGGTGTTGGTTTATATGACAATGCTGTAAAATATGATCTAGCAACTGACACAAAACAAGTTGTAAAGCCTGAATTAACTGGACCCTTGGGTGCTCGTCTTTTTGATAAAGCTGTTATGTACAAGTCAACAACCAT GGCAGAGCCCGTCTATCTGGAATTCCCTGAATTCAAAGGTTGCTCGAGGAGAGACTACTGGCTGGATATATGTCTGGAGATTTTGCGTGCCCACAGGTTCAATAGGAAATATCATCTAAAAGGAAACCAACAATCAGAAGTGCATGCTCGGGCAATTCTTGGAATTTTCCGGTTTCATGCAGTTAGAGAGGCCTTCCGTGTCTCATCGTCCAATTACAAGACTTTGTTATCTTTTAACTTGGCTGAAAGTCTTCCAGGTGGAGATATGATAATGGAAACTCTGGCGAGTCAAATGGCCCTCATAAACCCTAGTGCTGGTCAACAAGAGGTTTCTATTTCTCCAAATGCAAATAGGCGGCCCATATTCCCTGTTGCTTTTCTTACGCTTATTAgactaaaaattatttctcCGAAAGAGGGAGAAGTAAATGTAGAAGCAACATATCCCGCTGGAAATCTTCATGTTGGTGAAGCAAATCCTCTAGAAGCTGTTGTGAAGCAGTTGGAACAGAACACTGGAAAGGCTGAAGCTGCTCAAGCAACTGTTGATCAAGTGAAAGTTGAAGGAATCGATACCAATGTAGCAGTGATGAAG GAGTTGCTTTTCCCGGTTATTCAGATGTATAGCCAGATTGAGCGTTTGGCTTCCTGGAACAATCCCTACAAGTCAGTGATGTTCATCGCAATATTTAGCTATTTGATAGTTGG GGGTTGGGCCAAGTATCTAGTACCATCTGTTTTCGTATTTTTGGCACTCATGATGCTCTGGCGCAAGTACGTTTGGAAAAGAAGACAAGTGGAGGCATTCAAAATTGTACCTCCCCCTAGCAAGAATCCAGTGGAGCAGCTGATAATGTTACAAGAAGCAGTAACCCAACTCGAGTCGCTCATCCAAAGTGTCAACATCGCTCTTCTCAAAATACGAGCACTCCTCTTTGCTGTCGCACCACAG GCGACGGATAAGCTGACTGTGTTGTTGTTTGCAATGGCTATGGGGCTTGTATTTGTGCCAGTGAGATATGTGATATTGATGTGTTTTCTCGAGGTTTTCACGAGATATATGCCGTTGCGAAGGGCAGGTACCGAGCGAGGGATGAGACGGTTGAAGGAATGGTGGATCAGAATACCAGCTGCTCCTGTGCAGATTGTCAAGCCAGATGACAAAAAGAGGAAATAA
- the LOC125216878 gene encoding uncharacterized protein LOC125216878 isoform X2, giving the protein MELWTRIPWCTFNIATWILSISTKELQTLFDVELPNNLRQPPSYARNFLEFCSFKALHLAITRPNYLIDKEFCHLTFDMMVAWEDPHVDSNLIDNETVSCSNQDVEGEDGWSLFYSNSTKMAVQVDDKKTVGPEAFARIAPACPVIADVTTVHNLFDVLTSSSGPRLHFLIYDKYLRSLEKVAKSAQNALGPQIIASLALADDEVIVDIDGTVPTQPVLQHIGMSAWPGRLTLTNYALYFEPGVGLYDNAVKYDLATDTKQVVKPELTGPLGARLFDKAVMYKSTTMAEPVYLEFPEFKGCSRRDYWLDICLEILRAHRFNRKYHLKGNQQSEVHARAILGIFRFHAVREAFRVSSSNYKTLLSFNLAESLPGGDMIMETLASQMALINPSAGQQEVSISPNANRRPIFPVAFLTLIRLKIISPKEGEVNVEATYPAGNLHVGEANPLEAVVKQLEQNTGKAEAAQATVDQVKVEGIDTNVAVMKELLFPVIQMYSQIERLASWNNPYKSVMFIAIFSYLIVGGWAKYLVPSVFVFLALMMLWRKYVWKRRQVEAFKIVPPPSKNPVEQLIMLQEAVTQLESLIQSVNIALLKIRALLFAVAPQATDKLTVLLFAMAMGLVFVPVRYVILMCFLEVFTRYMPLRRAGTERGMRRLKEWWIRIPAAPVQIVKPDDKKRK; this is encoded by the exons ATGGAATTATGGACGAGAATTCCATGGTGCACGTTCAATATTGCCACTTG GATTCTCAGCATATCAACCAAAGAGTTACAGACCCTATTCGATGTAGAGCTACCTAATAATCTTAGGCAACCTCCATCCTACGCCAGGAACTTCCTCGAATTCTGCTCATTTAAAGCACTACATTTGGCCATCACAAGAcccaattatttaattgacaAGGAATTTTGCCATCTGACATTTGACATGATGGTCGCATGGGAGGATCCTCATGTTGATAGTAACCTCATAGATAAT GAAACTGTTTCCTGCAGCAATCAGGATGTGGAGGGTGAAGATGGTTGGTCATTGTTCTATTCCAACTCAACCAAAATGGCTGTTCAG GTTGATGACAAGAAAACTGTTGGGCCAGAGGCTTTTGCTCGGATAGCTCCTGCTTGTCCAGTTATTGCAGATGTAACCACTGTTCACAATCTTTTTGATGTTCTGACCAGTTCTTCAGGTCCCCGACTTCATTTTCTGATATACGACAAATACCTTCGAAGTCTTGAAAA GGTTGCAAAGTCCGCACAAAATGCATTGGGACCACAGATCATTGCCTCTCTTGCACTTGCTGATGATGAAGTTATTGTAGATATTGATGGCACGGTTCCTACACAACCAGTTTTGCAGCATATTGGGATGTCTGCATGGCCAG GGCGGTTGACATTGACAAACTATGCTCTCTACTTTGAGCCTGGTGTTGGTTTATATGACAATGCTGTAAAATATGATCTAGCAACTGACACAAAACAAGTTGTAAAGCCTGAATTAACTGGACCCTTGGGTGCTCGTCTTTTTGATAAAGCTGTTATGTACAAGTCAACAACCAT GGCAGAGCCCGTCTATCTGGAATTCCCTGAATTCAAAGGTTGCTCGAGGAGAGACTACTGGCTGGATATATGTCTGGAGATTTTGCGTGCCCACAGGTTCAATAGGAAATATCATCTAAAAGGAAACCAACAATCAGAAGTGCATGCTCGGGCAATTCTTGGAATTTTCCGGTTTCATGCAGTTAGAGAGGCCTTCCGTGTCTCATCGTCCAATTACAAGACTTTGTTATCTTTTAACTTGGCTGAAAGTCTTCCAGGTGGAGATATGATAATGGAAACTCTGGCGAGTCAAATGGCCCTCATAAACCCTAGTGCTGGTCAACAAGAGGTTTCTATTTCTCCAAATGCAAATAGGCGGCCCATATTCCCTGTTGCTTTTCTTACGCTTATTAgactaaaaattatttctcCGAAAGAGGGAGAAGTAAATGTAGAAGCAACATATCCCGCTGGAAATCTTCATGTTGGTGAAGCAAATCCTCTAGAAGCTGTTGTGAAGCAGTTGGAACAGAACACTGGAAAGGCTGAAGCTGCTCAAGCAACTGTTGATCAAGTGAAAGTTGAAGGAATCGATACCAATGTAGCAGTGATGAAG GAGTTGCTTTTCCCGGTTATTCAGATGTATAGCCAGATTGAGCGTTTGGCTTCCTGGAACAATCCCTACAAGTCAGTGATGTTCATCGCAATATTTAGCTATTTGATAGTTGG GGGTTGGGCCAAGTATCTAGTACCATCTGTTTTCGTATTTTTGGCACTCATGATGCTCTGGCGCAAGTACGTTTGGAAAAGAAGACAAGTGGAGGCATTCAAAATTGTACCTCCCCCTAGCAAGAATCCAGTGGAGCAGCTGATAATGTTACAAGAAGCAGTAACCCAACTCGAGTCGCTCATCCAAAGTGTCAACATCGCTCTTCTCAAAATACGAGCACTCCTCTTTGCTGTCGCACCACAG GCGACGGATAAGCTGACTGTGTTGTTGTTTGCAATGGCTATGGGGCTTGTATTTGTGCCAGTGAGATATGTGATATTGATGTGTTTTCTCGAGGTTTTCACGAGATATATGCCGTTGCGAAGGGCAGGTACCGAGCGAGGGATGAGACGGTTGAAGGAATGGTGGATCAGAATACCAGCTGCTCCTGTGCAGATTGTCAAGCCAGATGACAAAAAGAGGAAATAA